The window TGTTTTCACTGCTTTGCGCTTTCGCGAAATTCCGTCAATATTTTATTACGAGTCAACAGCATAATGCTTAGCTATACCTTATAACCAAGAATTAGAGGCAACGGCCATCATCTCACCTGCACTAGCATACTGAAAACGTAATATGATTGAATCCAATTTAGATTAAAATGCGCGCCCAGCTTTTATTTGCGAAGTGTTTAATTAAGCTGTTATTTTATCTACAATTAACTTTCTTAACGAATAATCAGGTTTTCCAATAATGACAACACCCAGTGAACCTGCGGCAAAGCCAAATGGTCAGGGCATCATGCGCATTTATCGCGCCTTCTTCTGTTCTATGCAAGGGTTTCGAGATGCCTTTAAATATGAAGCGGCATTTCGCCAGGAATTATTGCTTGTTATCATTATGTTGCCGTTCAGCTTTGTTCTGGCAACATCGCTAGAAAACTGGCTAGCGATGGTTTTTAGTTTGATCTTTTTGTTGTTTGCCGAGTTAATTAATTCGGCGCTAGAAGCATTAGCAGATAAGGTATGTACCGAACATGATCCGCTGATTGGCCGTTGCAAAGACATCGGTTCGGCCTTAGTGTTCGTGGCGTTTATCTGGTTGCTTGTGCTTTGGGGCACGAATTTGTATTTATTTTTAATGTCGTAATTTTTACTAACTTAAATCCCGGGAGAAACGAATTGCACACTGACGGATTAACGGCTGCTAACTGATGACTTTATTGATTGTTTATTTGTGTATCGCCATTGGCGTATCCTTTCTGTGCTCAATCCTTGAAGCTGTACTTTTATCGATTACCCCGAGCTATGTTGCTGAATTGCAACAAAAAAAGGCTCGTGGTTATCAGCAGCTGACACAAGCAAAACAAAAGCTTGATCAATCGATTTCCAGTATTCTTATTTTGAACACCTTTGCCCACACCATGGGGGCGGCTGGTGTTGGCTCCCAGGCACTGCAGGTGTTTGGAGAAAAATGGGAAACGTTAATAGCATTTTTACTGACGCTGGCGATTTTATACCTCTCAGAAATTATTCCGAAAACCATTGGTGCCCATTACTGGCGAGCGTTAGCGATCCCTGCAGCCATTATCATCAACTTTCTGGTTAAACTCGTGTATCCATTGGTTTGGATCTCCGGGTTTCTGACTCGTTTGTTCAGTAGTAAACATAAACAACCAGCAATTTCTCGTGAAGAAGTGGTTGCGATTACATCCCTTGGCCACAAAGGAGGGACAATCGCGACCCAGGAAAGCCAGCTTGTGCAAAATATCCTTATGCTGCGCGATGCCAAGGCTGCAGATATTCTGACGCCTCGAAGTGTTGTACACGCGCTGAGTGAAGACACCACAGTGGCTGAGGCTTTAGCTTCGCCCCAGACCGAGTTTTTCACTCGGATACCGGTTTATCAGGACAGTATCGATAATATAACCGGCGTTATCATTAAAAATGGGTTGTATGAGTCTGAGCGAAATGGGCAACCCGATGTGGCGCTTCGCGAGCTGGCAATGCCAGTGCATCGAATATCGGAAAGTTTTCCGGTTCTGAATTTGGTCGATCTGTTCTTAAAGCGTCAGGAACATTTGTTTTTAGTGGAAGACCATTTTGGCCAAACCGCAGGCATCGTCACTTTAGAGGATGCTATAGAGACCATTTTGGGGCGCGAAATTGTCGATGAAACCGATTCGGTAGAAGACTTACAAATGCTTGCTAAAGCAAATTACCGAAGTCGTTTGAAAGCCAAGTTTAATAAAGTAAACGATCCAGGTTCGGACAAAGAGGAGTAATTGTTAAGAGTGGCCTCTTTACTTAAGGTGCTTTTCAGTTGACTATACGCGAGAGACAACAACCCAGAGAAGGCACCTTGTCAGCCAGCAAGCCAAACAAAAATCTTCAGCATTTCTATATCGCTGAAGAGCAATCCATTTACCTGTTAAGCCACAAAGATGCAGAGAAGTTAAAGCAGTGGATTGAGCTTTGTAAATCGCAATTGCGACAATTGGGCTATACCAATATCGAATTGTTGGGCAAGGGGGCTTATGGCTTTGTCTTTTGTGGTGAAAACGGTGGCGGTGAATCTCAGGTATTCAAGTTCTCCAGAATAACCTTACCTCAACACGTTCAGGATCGCCTTGCTGATGAAGCCTTGATGCAGTCGACCATTGACCATCCTAATATTCCAAGACTGGTTGAATATCGAAAAATAAAGCGCCAGTCGATTTTGCAAATGAGCCGGGCGCCCGGTGTGGATATGGAAGTGTATTCCCATCAGCACGGCCCACTGTCCCCGGAGCTTGTGGTAAAGCTTGCGATTCAGCTGATTAAAATCCTCAAATACCTGAGAGAGCCCGCCAACCATCAACAACTCAAGCCTATTGTTCATGGCGATATAAAACCGTCAAACCTGGTGTTTGATTCCTCTACTGGCGAAATTCAGTTAATTGACTGGGGCTCATCGGTTTGGGCACAGGTGGATAACCAGGGCCAGTCTACAGCATCAAATGTTATGGATTTGATGAGCGGCGATTTACAGCACACTAATGCCCGCATGGGGGATGTGTATTTTATTGGCGAAGAACAGTTAAATGGCGGTTTATCTTCACCTCGTTTTGATGAGCAGGGGATGGCTGCAACCTTATACGCGTTAGCCTCCGGACAATCCTGTCGTTATGGTTATAAAGTGATAACCGCTTCGTCATTAGGGTTACCAAAAGTTTTAGGGAAATCACTCGATGCCATGCTCGGTGATGATGCCGATATGCGCCAAAAGGCCGGCGATTACCTATTTTCTCAGTTACCTTTGCTGGAAAACATGGTGTTAAAACCAAACCCTAAAATTAATCTGATCAAATCAGTCATTCCGGTGTGGATCAAACCCAAAGTCGCGGAAATGGACACGGTTGTTTATGGTTCCCGCAAATCCTTCTTAAGGGAGTCTTCTGAGCGCGATAAGCTCGTCGATATCGACGATGTACAGCTGGAAAAATATTATAAAAATTTCTTAGTGGGCATGGGTGCAACTGAAAAGGCATTTATCGCCGCCGTTAGCCGGCTTGCCCGTTACCCGGTGGTGGGTGGTCTGGCTATTCGCTGGGAAAAAGATGGCCTTTATGTGGATTCTAATCTGACCTTGTTTGATCAGACATTGGAAACCGCTTTTAAGTCGGCGGTAAACAATATGGTAACACTGGCACAAGGGATTTTCCGGGTCGGTATCTTTAAATCCTGTTTGTTTGACGCCCGTAATACCCTGCATGTTGAGCGCAAGAGCAGTGCCGTTCCGTTTAAGGCTGCAGCGGGGCAGTTTATTCCATTTGAGGTTAGTAATCTTGATGAGGTTGATAAGCCAACACGATTACATTCTTATTTTGAAGACGGTAAAGATCCTGACGAATATCTGCGCCTGCCAGATAAAATAATGGCGGTGTTAACCCGGCTAAATAAGATTCATCATACCGGTTGTATTATTTTCGAAGTGCTGGAAACCCATTTGAAAATTCACAGCTATTTGATGCTGCTGAATCACGCTAAAAAAGCAGAGTTTGCTCAGTGTCTGAAGGAAATCATTGAATTGCTACCAACCATTAAAGGATTAGGGATATCTGGCTTTATGAAGCTACCCTATAAAGACACGCGATTTTTTGAGCATATTAATCAGTTACCGGACAAGTTTTATCCTAAAAACCCAAAACGTTAGCGGAAGAGGAAAATCCATGAGCAACAATAATATTACCGAAATGGCCTGGTTAGATTTAACCGTTGAAAATGCTGGTGAAGTGAAGGACTTTTATCAGCAGGTTATTGGCTGGGAAGTAGAAGCCTGCTCGATGGGAGAGTATGATGATTATGCGATGAATAATCCTGCTAATGATTCACCACAAGCTGGGATTTGTCATGCTCGTGGCGTCAATGCCGATTTACCACCGGTATGGATGCCATACTTCCTGGTTGCCGATATCGACGCTTCCATTGCCGCAGTCACCGCTAAAGGCGGGGAATTACTTACCGAAGTAAAATCCATGGGCGGCGAAGATAAATATGTGGTTATCAAAGATCCTGCCGGCGCCGTGTGCGCCCTGTATTATAAGAAACCCTAAAAACCAGTATTAATCCCAATTGCTTTTGGTTTTACTGTACGCGTTGTAACTATCAAGGGGCAACGTGTTGATTCTCAATGAACTCTGAGCCCTTGAACGAATCCTCGTAAATTAATGCTGATTCCTACCAGGCCAGTGGCTTTACTCTGTCAAGGTTCTGGTGCTGCACAAAATCATCCAGACTTTCTGCTAACTGATCGGTAGCCGCAAGAACCGTTTGCCAGTATTTAATCCGCTCGGTTGGCGGCAAATCAGTGAAATCTTTTCTATCCGGAATTTTTTGAAAAGGCAGGCTCGCCACAAAATCTTCAGATGGTACCAGCATCACCACATTGTCATAATGTTTCTTATCGACAAAGCGATTTAAGGATTTATCAAACCAACCGGCTTTCGGGATAGCGCTAAAATGCGGGTACAATATCAAGCCGGTATTACCAACAATGTCTAAATCAAAATGATAATCGATAATACCACCATCCCGGTACATTCCTTTGGGAGAGTCGGGCACATCTTTTATGCCTTGCATCACGGCAGGTATAGACCCACTGGCAAGTAATGCATCAAGGGTATTTGCCTGGGTTAACGGTAGATATGAGGTATCAAATTGATAGGGATCGCTGATAGATAGATTGCTTTGTGGGTGATGGTAGATGACCCGCTGATACTGATGTTTTAACAATCCCCGATCGATACGATTTAATCCATAGCTGGCCACAAGCCCGAGCATTTGCAGGGCTTTATTTTCATAACTGGTAAGGCCGTTGCAACGACAAGCAACAAAGTGTGCTTTATATACCGGGTTATTGATGATTTCGTCGATACCGGTATCGCCAAACACCGCTGACATCAAGTCATAAGCCTTACCGGTAATTTCTTTGGCATCGGCTTTGTCGGAATATACGGTTTGTGAATAATTTTCTGCCAACCGGGTGATGCCGGCGACAGGATCCTTTTGAGAGAGGGCGGCAAATCGAAATGCGCCAGCGGAAGAACCGATTAAATTTAATTCAGATGTCCGGTCTTGAAATAGCTCACCAAAGAGATATTTATCCAGGCCGTAAAGAGAAAACCATTTGGGGCCGCCGCTGGCACCAATCATGGTGGAGAATAATTCCTGGGAGAATCCTTGTTGCTTGAGCGTTGCAAGTGCGTTCTTGCCGGCGTAAATATCTAACATTGAATTTAAGCTTCCTGGCGAAAATTATGGGAGGTATTTTAAGGCTTGTTGCCGGTAAGGAAAAGAGCTATCAAGATTCAACTTCGTTTTATTTTTCCTGTGCTAGATTGAATATTAAACACTTTCAGGAGTTATCATGAAGCGTTCTATGACCATTATCGTCACCTTTTTCTCAACCTTAAGTTTAATTTTTACCCCTATTACTCAGGCTTGTACTGGAATTACATTACACAGTGAAGACGGTGCAGCTATCCCAGGTCGCACTATGGAATTTAGCTTTGATATTCAATCGCAAATCAGCATTATCCCGGCAGGCACCGAAATTGAAACATTAATCACCGAAAAGAAATACAAAGGATTCAAATATAAAAGCAAATATGGATTTGTCGGCTTAAACGGCATGAAGGAGCCGGTTATCGTAGATGGCCTTAACGAGAAGGGATTATATTTCGGCGCTCACTATTTTACTGGCCAGGCAAAGTTTTCCAAGCTTACTGACGAAAATGCCTCTAGTGCAATAAATTCCGCCGAGCTGGGAAGCTGGCTACTAGCAAATTTTGCAACAGTTAAAGAAGTAAAGAAAGTCATACCCAAAACAACGGTAGTTGAATCGTATATTGAAGCAATCAAAGGCAATGTACCTGTTCATTATCGTTTAATCGATGCTTCAGGCGAAAGCATTGTTATCGAATACACCGAAGACGGTTTGAGTCTTTATGACAATGATATCAACGCATTTACCAATAGCCCAAGATACAGCTGGCATATGACTAATCTGGTTAATTATTTAGGATTGACCCCCGTTAATCGCCCTGCAAAAGAAATCAACGGCAAATTGTTTGCGCCATTTGGTGAAGGGACAGGGCTGGTTGGCATGCCGGGTGATTACAGTGGTCCATCTCGGTTTGTGCGCGCTGCGGTATTCGCAAATACCGCAATTCCATCAAAGACCGCTGAAGATGGTGTTTTTCATGCGTTTCATATCTTAAATGCCTTTGATATTCCTAAAGGCGCAATTCGTAGCGAAGAAGGAGAAGAGGTGGCGATGGACTACACCATCTGGACTTCTGTGGCGGATACTAAAAACCTTATTTATTACATTAAAACCTATGATAGTCAGCGATTAGAGAAAATCGACTTGGCCGAAGCTTTGCAAAACATTTCGAAAGTGACGAATTTGCCGTTAGATAGCAAATATCAGGTGATTGACCGCACACCGAAGTAGGCGGTGAGTGATTGATGACCCGCAGATACCACATCTCCTATCTGCGGCTGTTTATACGATTTTGGGGCTTGGTAGATTGCTTAATGCTATCAGGCTCTGTAGCGCTAGCTGCGCCTTATCTTTTGGTACAAAAATATGATCGTGGAAATAGGCAGCGACAACATTAGCGCTAATCCCTTCCTTTGCAAGGGCTGTGGAGATGGCTGCGGTAAGGCCTACCGCTTCTAAGCTCGAATGTACGGTTAATGTAATTTGCTTAAACACACCCTGATAGTCAATGCTAGCGCTATCTGCCTGATGCTTATCCAATATCAGGGTTAACCCTTCAGATTCGACAAAACTTGCCAATGGGTTTAGCTCCAGATAATCACCAACATCACCGGCCAGGGTCACAAAGACAAACTCTCGTCCGCTAAGTTCTGGTTTCATACTGGCAATGAGTTGATTTAAATCAGTAATGGCGCTCAAGGTAACTCCTTAACTTCAGGTATATGAAAGCTTACTTCCACCTTCCACTTCCACCTTAAAAGAAATAGGAGAGGGGTTAAAAATAATCGCTAAACACAATGCTTTTCATTAACACCACTGGCATTCGCAATAAACAGATTGTTGTATACCCGAGTGGCGAATTCATCGGTCATGCCACTGAGATAGTCGGCAATTACCCGGTTCGGATTCTGACCATTGTCGGCAACTTTTTGCCAGCGACGACGGGTTGATTCTGGCAACAGGCGCTCGGGATCACTGGCAAAGGCTTCAAACAGTTCCATCACAATTTGCTGGCCTTTGTACTCCAGACGCTGAATATCGGTTTGCTTAATCACGAATCGATAAACGAAGTCTTTTAATAGGCTGAGCACTTTCGCCGGTGCTGGAGAGAGTTTGGCATTATAACGCAGCAAATCTTCGCTGAAATCGGCTTGCTGTAATTCATTTAAATCGACGATAGCGATGGACGTGATCAGATAATTTACCAATGAACCAATCGCATCTTTTTGCAGGTGATGCTGCTGGCTGAATAGGTTATCGGTGATAGTGTTGTGATGATCCTGAACCCAGGCGTCATTGATTTCCGCCATTGGTTTGGTCACATACTCTTCAAATAAATGTCTGGAAACCACGCCGGTTACGATAGCATCTTCTAAGTCATGGACGCCATAAGCGATATCATCGGCGAGTTCCATGATTGAACAATCCAATGATTTAAACTGAGTCTTTCTGTGGTTGTTATCTCGAGCGACACTGCTCTGGAAATATTCTTTATCTGAGTATGACAGTGGCTCTAACACCCAATGCAGCATATCCAAATCGTCGGAGTAAATGCCTTTTGGTGGATGCCAGTCACCAGCTTTAAGCTGACGGTAATTGTTTGGCAATGTTTCTGGGTAGGAAATCTGCAGAGCGTCGATGGTTTGCGGATATTTCAGGAAGCCGAGTAGGGTGCGGCGAGTAAGGTCCATCCCAAATGCTTCCGTATAGGGTTCGAGTTTACTGACAATACGAAACGTCTGGCCGTTACCTTCAAAACCACCATGTTTATGCATCATAAAGTTCAGAGCAACTTCACCACCATGACCAAAAGGCGGGTGACCAATGTCGTGAGCAAGGCAAATGGCTTCTATTAATGCATCATCGTTTGGAAACAACTTGTCTGCCAAATCGCTGTGCTTGTTTCTTAATTGCGCGCTGATCCCCGAACCAATTTGCGCCGCTTCCAAGGAATGGGTTAAGCGGGTGCGATAAAAATCGCTAACGCCGACGCCCATCACCTGAGTTTTGGCTTGCAGGCGCCGGAATGCTGCCGAATGCAGGATACGTGCTCTGTCTCGCTGGAACGGCGAACGATGGTCCTGAATACGAGTGGAATTTGGAGAAAATTTACGTTGTAACCAATTTTCGTTCATAAAAATGCGCAATTAATTTTCATTTATGCCTATGATTACTCTATTTTCAGTCTTGAACAAGTAAATTCTCAGGACCTTTCAAATGATTAGAACACTATGTTTATCAATTTAACGATTGTTTTTGCCTGGCTTCCATCGCTGGCCTTATTAGCGACGGTGATGATTTCGCTCATTAACTTTATGACCGGAAGCTTTTCAAACGAACAGCTCTCTGCAGCCTCGCAATCGCCATTACAAGCAAGCTTACTAGTTATCTGGGTAATTGCTGTTGTGTTCAGTTTCTGGAGTCTGTGCTCGGTTTGCTTTGGTTTGAAAATGAACTTTCTGTGGCGGCTAATAGCCTTAATAGTCGGAACCTTGGCTTACCTGATACCGTTCGCATTTTTCCTGCCGTTAATTGCCAGCTTCTCATTGCAAGGGTTGATGACGGTGATATTAAGCTTATTGGCGATAGCCGCCTTGATTCACCTAATCCATGCTTTCATGCATTTGCGGCTAATAGTCAAAGCGGAGGAATGATCTAGGTGTTTGCGAAGGGAAGGTGTCAGAGCATTCTTCCACCTTAATCCTGAAGCCGTCATTTCCAGCTACGACTGGAAATCAAAGCCTTGGCTTAAGCTGGAGATCTCCTTTTTCAAGGAGATGACGTTTAGAGGGGCTTTTGAATTACCGTCATAGCTTTAGGTCATTTCCAGCTACGACTGGAAATCAAAGCCTTGGCTTAAGCTGGAGATCTCCTTTTTCAAGGAGATGACGTTTTAAGAAGCTTCTGAGCTATTTTGATGGAGTCAGAGCTTTCTTCCACCGAAAATTGCTCCTGCATTTTCGGCATATAGTCCATCCCTGGCCAAAACCTTACTCTTCCACCTTCATACTATCCCCGTCATTTCCAGCAACGACTGGAAATCAAAGCCCTCAGCTTAGCTTGAGATCTCCTATGTCAAGGAGATGACGTGGAAAGAGACTTTTTATTTTTCGGGAAGGGGGCTTGCTTTTCTTCCACCTCCAACTTACCTCATATCTTTCTTTTTTACGCTTCGGCGATAAAAATCGCGCGAAGCGGCGCCGGATATCCTTCGATGGTCTTATTGCTGTCTTCAGGGTCGAGAAAGTCTTGTAGCGATTCGGTATCCATCCAGTCGGTTTTACGCTGCTCTTCAAAAGCGGTTTGGTCGCTATTTACCATGCGCACATTTTTAAAACCAAGACGGCGCATCCAGAACATCAGGGCTTCAGCACTCGGGATAAACCAGACATTACGCATCTTGGCGTAGCGCTCACCCGGTACCAGAACCGTTTGCTCGTCGCCTTCCACAACTAGGGTTTCTAACACTAGTTCACCGCCCGGACGCAACTGAGCTTTTAGCTGCTGCAGAAAATCAATTGGCGATTTACGGTGATATAACACCCCCATGGAAAATACCGTATCAAAGGTTTTTAATGCCGGCAGGTCATCAACGCCTAACGGTAATAAGTTTACTTTTGGATCTTTGATGAAATGCTGAATTGCCTGAAACTGCATCAGGAATAACTGGGTTGGGTCAATACCGACAACAAACTCGGCGCCTTCGCCGCGCATCCGCCACAGGTGATAACCACTGCCACAGCCGATGTCTAATACCGTGCGTCCTTGCAGCGAGCTGATATGGGGTAGTAAACGATCCCATTTAAAGTCCGAGCGCCATTCGGTATCAATGTGCAGACCATGAATATGGAAAGGCCCTTTACGCCAGGGTTTGAAATTCTTCAGTAATGCTTCAATGCGTTTGCGCTGCCCTTCGGGAATGTCATCGGCAGAGCCAATGGTGACACTGTCTTTCAAATCCAGCGAGGAGTATTGAGTTTGCGGCAGGGCATCCAGGGTTTTCAGCCACTTACCATATTCACCATGCAAATGGTTTTTCTGCCAGTCTTCCAGCTGCGCTGGAAGACTGGTTAACCAGTGACTTAACTGATTCGTAGCAATTTGTTGGTAGAAGGTATTAAACATAGTCATGGTTGTGATTGGTATTTTATTTGATGGCAACTAAAGAGAAAAAGTTAAAGCACTGAAACCAGGGCGTGGCGTGTGAGAAACCTGCTTGTTCTAAGCGGTCTAAATGATTTTGCAAATGATCCGGCTTCATTACGTTTTCAATGGCAGAACGCTTCTGCGCAATTTCCAATTCGCTGTAGCCGTTGGCGCGTTTAAAATCGTGGTGCAGCTCATTCAGCAGCTCTTTACAGGCTTCATCTTCATCGTAAATTTTCTCAGAGAGAATAAATAAGCCACCTGGAACCAGCGCTTTAGCAATATTTTCAATCAATTGCGCACGTTTTTCCGGGGCGATAAATTGCAAGGTAAAGTTCAACACGATCACCGAAGCGTTTTCCATTGGCTCGGTGAGGATATCGCCAAGTTTAACCTCACACGGGGTGTCGCCTTTAAAGGCATTAATGTGGATTTTACAGCGCTCTACCATATCTTCAGAGTTATCGATGGCAACAATCTTACAGTTTTTGGCCTCAATGCTGCGGCGCATGGCGAGACTTGCTGCACCTAAAGAACAACCCAAATCATAAATATTGGTATTGTCTTTGGCATAACGGCCGGCAAGGTTGCCGATGGTGTCGATAATGGTGTTGTAGCCCGGTACCGAGCGTTTGATCATATCAGGGAATACTTCAACCACTTGAGCATCAAAGCGAAAGTCGGCAACTTTTACCTGCGGCTTTGAGTAAATAAGGTCTGTATCGGTTTGTGTATCTTTGCGGGACATGAATGTCGTCCAATTGCATACTATGGGGCTTATTTTATCTTAAATATCTGAGATATTGAAAGTTCATGGACAAATTTGGCAATTATGACGGGCTATTTATGCAATATTGCTTTTTTCACCACACATACCGCCAATACAGGTGACTTCTATCTGGTTTTCCTTATAATACCAATCCGCATTGATATGGGAGCTATTCAGAATGTCAGCCGAGGTTTTTATACTAGGCGTCGTTATTTAGGAATGGCCATTCCATTTCAAATAGCGACAACGCCGTAGAAACTCCTCTCGGGCATTCCCGGATGGGCGAATATAATTTCTACTGGTTATATTCATTCGATTTCATATCAATAATTTCGATGAATTAATCGGCCGCGTTTACTATTCCAATTATTCGCTGAATGATCAGTCTTCAGTGCGGATTGGTATTTAGTGCCGCTTTATTATTTTATGGGTATTGATGATCGCGTCGGTGCCATGATGATCCCGCTATAATGAACTCGGGTTCAAGCTATTTACATATCAGGAACAGTCAATAATGCGTAGCGTATATTGTGGTGAGGTAAATGAATCTCACATTGGTCAGGAAGTCACTCTATGTGGTTGGGTAAACCGTCGTCGCGACCTTGGTGCGGTAATCTTTCTAGATTTGCGTGACCGTGAAGGTATTGTGCAAGTGGTTTACGATCCGGATTTCCCAGAAGTACTGGAAAAGGCCAACACCCTACGTAACGAATTCTGTGTTCAGGTAAAAGGTAAGGTTCGCGCTCGTCCTGAAGGTCAGGTGAACAAAGATATGGCGACCGGTGCTGTGGAAGTACTTGGTTTAGAGCTTACTATCCTGAACAAAGCGGCTCCACTGCCGTTAACGCTAGATGATCACCAGAACAATTCTGAAGAGCAGCGTTTAAAGTATCGTTATCTTGACTTGCGTCGTCCGGAAATGACTGAGCGTTTGCGCTTTCGTGCCAAGGTAACATCTGCGGTTCGTGAATCACTGGAGTCGCAGGGCTTTATGGATATCGAAACTCCGATTCTTACTGCCGCTACCCCAGAAGGTGCACGTGATTACTTGGTACCGAGCCGTACTCACAAAGGCAGCTTCTTTGCTCTACCTCAGTCGCCACAATTGTTCAAACAGTTGCTGATGATGTCAGGTATGGAGCGTTACTATCAAATCGTAAAATGTTTCCGTGATGAAGATTTACGTGCTGACCGTCAGCCTGAATTTACTCAAATCGATATTGAAACCTCATTTATGACCGCTGATCAGGTAATGGAAGTTACCGAAACCATGATCCGCGATTTGTTCAGCAAATTACTGAATGTTGATTTGGGCG is drawn from Thalassotalea sp. PS06 and contains these coding sequences:
- a CDS encoding ACT domain-containing protein, encoding MSAITDLNQLIASMKPELSGREFVFVTLAGDVGDYLELNPLASFVESEGLTLILDKHQADSASIDYQGVFKQITLTVHSSLEAVGLTAAISTALAKEGISANVVAAYFHDHIFVPKDKAQLALQSLIALSNLPSPKIV
- a CDS encoding choloylglycine hydrolase family protein, which gives rise to MKRSMTIIVTFFSTLSLIFTPITQACTGITLHSEDGAAIPGRTMEFSFDIQSQISIIPAGTEIETLITEKKYKGFKYKSKYGFVGLNGMKEPVIVDGLNEKGLYFGAHYFTGQAKFSKLTDENASSAINSAELGSWLLANFATVKEVKKVIPKTTVVESYIEAIKGNVPVHYRLIDASGESIVIEYTEDGLSLYDNDINAFTNSPRYSWHMTNLVNYLGLTPVNRPAKEINGKLFAPFGEGTGLVGMPGDYSGPSRFVRAAVFANTAIPSKTAEDGVFHAFHILNAFDIPKGAIRSEEGEEVAMDYTIWTSVADTKNLIYYIKTYDSQRLEKIDLAEALQNISKVTNLPLDSKYQVIDRTPK
- a CDS encoding serine/threonine protein kinase; this encodes MRERQQPREGTLSASKPNKNLQHFYIAEEQSIYLLSHKDAEKLKQWIELCKSQLRQLGYTNIELLGKGAYGFVFCGENGGGESQVFKFSRITLPQHVQDRLADEALMQSTIDHPNIPRLVEYRKIKRQSILQMSRAPGVDMEVYSHQHGPLSPELVVKLAIQLIKILKYLREPANHQQLKPIVHGDIKPSNLVFDSSTGEIQLIDWGSSVWAQVDNQGQSTASNVMDLMSGDLQHTNARMGDVYFIGEEQLNGGLSSPRFDEQGMAATLYALASGQSCRYGYKVITASSLGLPKVLGKSLDAMLGDDADMRQKAGDYLFSQLPLLENMVLKPNPKINLIKSVIPVWIKPKVAEMDTVVYGSRKSFLRESSERDKLVDIDDVQLEKYYKNFLVGMGATEKAFIAAVSRLARYPVVGGLAIRWEKDGLYVDSNLTLFDQTLETAFKSAVNNMVTLAQGIFRVGIFKSCLFDARNTLHVERKSSAVPFKAAAGQFIPFEVSNLDEVDKPTRLHSYFEDGKDPDEYLRLPDKIMAVLTRLNKIHHTGCIIFEVLETHLKIHSYLMLLNHAKKAEFAQCLKEIIELLPTIKGLGISGFMKLPYKDTRFFEHINQLPDKFYPKNPKR
- a CDS encoding VOC family protein, which produces MSNNNITEMAWLDLTVENAGEVKDFYQQVIGWEVEACSMGEYDDYAMNNPANDSPQAGICHARGVNADLPPVWMPYFLVADIDASIAAVTAKGGELLTEVKSMGGEDKYVVIKDPAGAVCALYYKKP
- a CDS encoding anti-phage deoxyguanosine triphosphatase — its product is MNENWLQRKFSPNSTRIQDHRSPFQRDRARILHSAAFRRLQAKTQVMGVGVSDFYRTRLTHSLEAAQIGSGISAQLRNKHSDLADKLFPNDDALIEAICLAHDIGHPPFGHGGEVALNFMMHKHGGFEGNGQTFRIVSKLEPYTEAFGMDLTRRTLLGFLKYPQTIDALQISYPETLPNNYRQLKAGDWHPPKGIYSDDLDMLHWVLEPLSYSDKEYFQSSVARDNNHRKTQFKSLDCSIMELADDIAYGVHDLEDAIVTGVVSRHLFEEYVTKPMAEINDAWVQDHHNTITDNLFSQQHHLQKDAIGSLVNYLITSIAIVDLNELQQADFSEDLLRYNAKLSPAPAKVLSLLKDFVYRFVIKQTDIQRLEYKGQQIVMELFEAFASDPERLLPESTRRRWQKVADNGQNPNRVIADYLSGMTDEFATRVYNNLFIANASGVNEKHCV
- a CDS encoding CNNM domain-containing protein — its product is MTLLIVYLCIAIGVSFLCSILEAVLLSITPSYVAELQQKKARGYQQLTQAKQKLDQSISSILILNTFAHTMGAAGVGSQALQVFGEKWETLIAFLLTLAILYLSEIIPKTIGAHYWRALAIPAAIIINFLVKLVYPLVWISGFLTRLFSSKHKQPAISREEVVAITSLGHKGGTIATQESQLVQNILMLRDAKAADILTPRSVVHALSEDTTVAEALASPQTEFFTRIPVYQDSIDNITGVIIKNGLYESERNGQPDVALRELAMPVHRISESFPVLNLVDLFLKRQEHLFLVEDHFGQTAGIVTLEDAIETILGREIVDETDSVEDLQMLAKANYRSRLKAKFNKVNDPGSDKEE
- a CDS encoding diacylglycerol kinase gives rise to the protein MTTPSEPAAKPNGQGIMRIYRAFFCSMQGFRDAFKYEAAFRQELLLVIIMLPFSFVLATSLENWLAMVFSLIFLLFAELINSALEALADKVCTEHDPLIGRCKDIGSALVFVAFIWLLVLWGTNLYLFLMS
- a CDS encoding patatin-like phospholipase family protein, with product MLDIYAGKNALATLKQQGFSQELFSTMIGASGGPKWFSLYGLDKYLFGELFQDRTSELNLIGSSAGAFRFAALSQKDPVAGITRLAENYSQTVYSDKADAKEITGKAYDLMSAVFGDTGIDEIINNPVYKAHFVACRCNGLTSYENKALQMLGLVASYGLNRIDRGLLKHQYQRVIYHHPQSNLSISDPYQFDTSYLPLTQANTLDALLASGSIPAVMQGIKDVPDSPKGMYRDGGIIDYHFDLDIVGNTGLILYPHFSAIPKAGWFDKSLNRFVDKKHYDNVVMLVPSEDFVASLPFQKIPDRKDFTDLPPTERIKYWQTVLAATDQLAESLDDFVQHQNLDRVKPLAW
- the cmoB gene encoding tRNA 5-methoxyuridine(34)/uridine 5-oxyacetic acid(34) synthase CmoB; protein product: MTMFNTFYQQIATNQLSHWLTSLPAQLEDWQKNHLHGEYGKWLKTLDALPQTQYSSLDLKDSVTIGSADDIPEGQRKRIEALLKNFKPWRKGPFHIHGLHIDTEWRSDFKWDRLLPHISSLQGRTVLDIGCGSGYHLWRMRGEGAEFVVGIDPTQLFLMQFQAIQHFIKDPKVNLLPLGVDDLPALKTFDTVFSMGVLYHRKSPIDFLQQLKAQLRPGGELVLETLVVEGDEQTVLVPGERYAKMRNVWFIPSAEALMFWMRRLGFKNVRMVNSDQTAFEEQRKTDWMDTESLQDFLDPEDSNKTIEGYPAPLRAIFIAEA